The genomic segment GAAGGAGCTTAGGAGATGTGCCAAAGGTGGAAGCAGGTGGTGTATCTACAGCTTTCTTTTCATAATTTCCCTTGCTTATTTGTTTCATCTAAAACGCGTTTCCACCTTCCACAGCTACGTTCAGATCCATCGGCAGATGCAGGTGGAGCTGCTTTCGATCCTTGGATCTATGACAGACCTGAGTAACGCCATCCACTGGATGCCTCACGGTTTCTTGTGGGCAGGACGATTCCCTCCTTGGCTAGTAGGACTCATGGGTACTATCTCTTCTCTTGTGGCTTTGATCAAGATGAACGCAGGAGACTGTGATTAAATATGCGGTACTGAATGATGGACGCTTTGGTCAGCACTGCAGCAAATATTGGATCAATTTGACAATTTCAAGAGCACGCTAATCGTGCTCTGTAGCATAAGACTTATTGACGCTTACCTATGTCCAATTTATTCAatgcgtgttttgttttttcttttattaggGAAGAATGACAAAAATCAAACTTACACAGGAGTTAAAATCCAATTCTTAggacaaaaacatcaaacagTTCAAGATAATACAAAAACTAAGCAATTCAAGGCAACATCAGGCAGTGGTAATAATACTCAATCAAACCTATTTTCCACAGTTCCTCTGTTGACCTCAGTCGGATGCATAAATGAATGTATGGATAATCCACAGATGATTAAGATCATGAGTTGCAGCCCTACTTGAAAACTTTATGTAGAGCTGCTTTTCTCGCCCGCACATTTGTGCTTGTTAGCTTCACTTTTACGAAAGAATCGTTTGTAACACACCGCACAGCTGTAAGGTTTCacgccagtgtgtgtgttcatatgTGTCGTCAAATGTGTCTTCTGAAGAAATTTTAAATCACATTCTGAGCAAGCAAAAGGTCTTTCTCCCGTGTGTGTTCTCATGTGAGTCTCTAAATTGGACTTCAGTGAGAAACTTCTAAAGCAAACTGAGCAAGTAAAGGGTCTTTCTCCAGTGTGTGTCCTTTTGTGTGCGTTCAAACTAATCTTGCATTTAAATCGAAGACTGCAAAGTGAGCAAGAAAATGGCCTCTCTGCACTGTGTGTCACCATGTGCGTTTCAAGGTTGCGCTTGCTTGAACTTCTTTTTCCGCacactgagcaggaaaaaggtttttctccaGTGTGCACCATCATGTGCTTTTTAAGTTGCTGCTTAAAAGTGAAACTTTTACCACACTCTGAACAAGAAAATTCTTTGTCCGGACAGTGTATTCTCGCATGGACTATGGCTCTATGCCGAATTGAGTAACTTTTACCACATGTTGCGCAGGTATGTATTTTCTCCCCTTTTGGTGTAATTTCTGTTGTCACGTGTGTTGCGTAATGTTTAATAAATTGACCCTTTCGTGGCAAAAATTGATGGCAAATGCTACACACCCGTGCGTAGCAACTTATACGTTGGCTTTTGCTCTTCAAAGGTTTTTGGGGTTCATCACTGTCTTCATCCTCTGAAGAGTCAGACACCACAATATGTGGAATGGAACCCAAGTGTTTTTGGGGTCCATCAGCAATTGTGGCCGACCTGCTGCTTAGAGGCTCCACCTTaatatttttgtctctttCACTGTGATGAAGCTGAAGTACCTGTTCACAATTCCTAGAGGTGGCAGAGAATTGTGTGGTCTGAGTCTGATACGGTCCTTGAAACTGCACTGGCTGTACTTGAATGTGTGAGGGCTCTGGCAAGTTCTGCTGCCTGAAGGTCCATGGCATCTGTACAAAAGGAACCTCGTTCATCCTCGCAAACGTCTGACCTACGGAAtgcaaagaacaaaaagaagTCAAATCATTTGCATGTCAAAGGCCACCTTCTTATCTACATTTCGAAATGTCGGCACCTTGTATTGTTTGCTGATAGGGTGACATCCATCCGCTTCTGTTCTGGTGAAAGGTGCTGAATTCCTTCTCCTGACTTTGTTGATAGTGATGGTGCCACGACTGATAATCTGTGTGATTGTGCTGGTTAAAGGCGTCGCCTTGCTTCTCCTGACTTTGTTGTTCGTGACGATGCCAAGACTGATATTGAGCATTGTTCTCCAGTCGGTTCTCGGGTCTTTGATTCCAATCACCTCCTTGATTGAAGCGGAGCTGCGTGTATGCATCACCTCCTTGATTGAACCAGAGTGGCATGTATGCATAACCTCCTTGATTGAACCAGACTGGCgtgtatgcatgtatgtgGTCGcggccatgagggttctctgGATGTGATTGCATGATGGTGGAGGTCTATGTCTGTTTCATTCACAGGCAACAAGTAGACATCTGCAGAATACAAAACATAGATCAGCGTTGAGAGAGAAACAGATAGCATGACAGTTTGCATTTTATAGTAAGAAATAAGGCGACCCCTGACCAGGAAAAGTTGAAAATAAGCATAGATAATCTCtcgtttttaaatgtaaacagGAACAAGGGCTTGAGCTCCAATAAAATACATCAACGCATTTCCCATAGGAGATAttgcacaaaaaagaaaaaacttacaaaataaaaagttttaaATACGGAGGACATGCACACTTTTACTTACCGCCAGCCCGGAGTCAacagccaccaccaccacatcaACAGCAACCTCCAAACTACGTGGAGTTTTATACAGGGCGGGGAGAGAGGGGGTGGGATCCGCGTGCGGTTTCTGCGACCCTTCCCCTTTGTGTCATGCAAATTGAATGATCGTAAATGCCTCTGATGATCCTTGAGACGATAAGCACCTTCAAACTACCAAATGAGTGGGGAGTCTGGGGGCATGCAACTCTTTGTCTTCTCTCCTTGCAAGGCGCCAGGTTTACTTATCAGACAGTAGCTTTAGGTTAAGTTGCAAaactttgttttatatttacttCTGCACTTATTAATGAATATTTGAGTTTTACTAAAGGTGGACTACACTACAGCGAATCACGCAATGTATTCGTATTAATTGGGATGGATGCTCAAAAATTCATTTAGAtcgatgtgttttttttcgaTTGAGCAGAACTGGGCTACGCGTGTGACGTCAGCTGTTGAGCTCGTGATGCATTCAAAAACGACCGTTTTATAAACTTTATGCCACCCCTTCTTGGATATTATGGAAAACTAACATTATTACTGCCTGTATTGTGTGATTTCATATCAGATGAAATTTcctgtcaaataaatataaatgttaaTTCGTCAAAAatatacaacacacacatttagctTGCGAATATTCCTGGTGGATAGCCGTGTCCTTAGAACAACTATAAAACCTGAATGCAACTTGATTTTCCCCAAAACAACGTCAGCAAGTCAATAATGAAGCAAAAATGTAGCTTCGGGGATGGCAACACGAGGAGGAAACGTTTATAGTCCTTCGAATTCCTTGAAGGATTTCatggttttgttgttgttagaaTGACGAATAAAATCCAAGTCTGGGTAAGATTGCAATACTTGTTCATCTATATCGTGTTCTCTCCGTGTGagcacaaagaaagtcagagaGAGTCCAGATATCAGATGAGCTCTTCTCCCCTTCCTCACATTAccgttcaaatatttgtttccttGAGTTTATTTTCTACTTTTTAAAGTGACCCGCTAGCTCTCGGCTTCGTCAACGCTTAATTTCATGAGCCCACGGTTCAGTTTAAGTtcttgtcgttttttttttttaattcgccAACTTTAACGCCAGTCATCGGTTTCGGTTCATTCTTGTAGTTGAATAGTATCATTTGCATTCACGCATGTTGCATTGTACTTTGTCCTGCTTATCATGATGGCCAAAGGGCCATGTGTTTTGCAAAGCGAAACTCTAATTGTGTTCTGTATTCCAGCATAATTAAGCATTCATCTAATGGTCATCTTTATGAATAACAATGGGCCATGTTTTGACAGGCTCCGTCGTATAATTTGCATTCACTCGTGTACTTTGTCCTGCTTATCTAAATGGGTGTTTTGCAAAGCGACCATCTTATTGTGGTCTGTATTCCAGTGTAGTCAGGCATTCATCTAATGTTCAACTTCATGAATAATGTGCCATGTTTTGGCTTCCAACAGGCtcagtttaaaaaatggaACCCGACCACAGCTCTCTTGATGTGTCATCTTCTGCACCCTCGGAAAACCAGAGCTTGACTCCTAATGGCGTTGATGAGCTCGATTCCCAGGTTGGGGAATTGGAATCGCTCGATATGATAGAGCCTCCTCCGTTAGACTGGAAGTCCGACTCGTCCGCCGAAGCTGGCTCAACAGAAGAACTGGAGGATGTCGGCTTCCTCTCGCCTTCTGGCGATCTAGAAAAGGCTAGTTCGGATGACCTCCATACGAACGGCACGACGGCTTCGCTCGATGTGAACCAGCAGGAGGTTGAGACAAACAACACCGAGTCGAAAAAGGAGAATGAAGGGGGAGTGGAAGATGATGCAAATGTGGAGGATGAGGAAGCGAACCAAATACAAGGCGATGAAGACCACACCCGTATCCAAACATTGCTCTGTCAACTTCAGAGGATGGGTGACGAAGCTCATACTCCCCCCAGGACACCACCTTGCCTCAACGAGCGTCCACATTTGGGGCCCTGTGATCATGAGGAATCTTCTTCACTATCAACATCATTAGAGGACAGCAGTGAAACTACtggtttgttattttctgaaagCCACCAGAGAGATGTGTTGGGACTGCTGCAGTGCACAGACGTCGTGGGCACGACGCCCCATGGCAGCTGCCTTCCCCACACACGGGAAATGGATGCCGTTGTGTCCGTTTCCTACAGCCAGGAAGATGCCCAGAGTTTCTGGGGGCTGCAGCGGGAAGAAGAACCTGTCCGTTCACTGCCTGACGGAGACTTCCCTGAGCCGGTGTGGGTGAAATTGAGGGAAGAGGCTCGAGGGGAGGAAGGTTCTGCAGAGAGGGAACAGGTTGGTCAACTGTTAAGTTTATTTTGAGGTCATAGTAATAACAGAAAATCGAATGGTGTGTTTGTTAGCTTTATCTATGCAAAGAGCACATTTTCCATtcaatattatatattatgatCATATAATGTAATGATAGGCGAAACctcaaaaatgtaattaaaaaaaaaagtttgaatcaCAACCTAATGCCTCTTTTGTACTGTGTTGTTACTAACTTTGTTTGGGTAACATATTTATCAGAATTGGTTTAACCCATAACCTAAATATTAGTAACCTCAAGTATTGATTGCAATCTGATgatgttgttttatcacagaaTGCTGATGACCGTCCTTCATACAAAGACGGTAAGTCTATCTCTATTAGTTTGGTCACGGAGAAGCTGTTCAATGCATATTTGATGTCTTTTCCTTCAAGTGCTGAATTAATCAACAGGTCATTCTAGAAGCTGTATCATGTGTCCTCCTGGGCACTTAGTAAATGGACTTTATCTACAGTGGCATGTTTATATCAAACACATTAAATTAGAACATGTTGCAGTTGAAACGATGAACCAATATTGAACTTCTCTATCAATTGTATCAAAAATAATCTAAAGTGATTCACCTTCCAGTACCTGGCCCATGTGATCCTGAAGACCTCTTGGATGGAGTCATATTTGGTGCCAAGTACCTGGGTTCGACTCAGCTCAAGTCTGAGAAGAACCCATCTACCAATGCCCGGATGGCACAGGCTCAGGAGGCGGTGGATCGTATTAAGGTAAAATCCATCGTCTGGTCACCATGGACGGTAAATGTAACGTCAGCTGTCTCCTTAATCATTTCTTCTAATTTATTTCAGGCTCCAGAAGATGAAACCCAACCAATGACAGAGGTGGATCTATTCATCTCCACTCAGAGGATCAAAGTTCTTTCTGCTGATACGCAGGTggtatttgaaaaagaatccaAACATGCCAACAGCGCAGAAAAATGTACCTGACATGTGTCCTGTGTCCACCCAGGAGGCCATGATGGATCACTCTTTGCAGATGATTTCTTACATCGCAGATATTGGAGATATTGTGGTCCTAATGGCACGCAGGAAGCGAAAAGGGCAGGAAAGTTCCccgtcttcatcctcctcgtcctccaaACCTCAGAAGTGCTTAATGCTCTGCCACGTCTTCTCCTCTGTGGATGTGAGTTTGAAAATTGGTTGTCGCTAACGTTGCTTCTTACAAAATTGGTTTATCCTGCAAAAATGACACAACCTTTGCATCTCCATCCAGGCCCAGGTCATAGCTCAGGCTATCGGCCAGGCATTTGGAGTGGCCTACCAGCAGTTCCTTCATACCAGCGGCATCAAGGCCAGCGATCTGAAGCCTGGCGAGTACAGTGACTACTTGGAAAACCAGGAACTCTACAATGGAGACCTGGCGCACTTTTCTGATTCCCAGAACATCAGAGAGGTATCTACActgtcaagtttatttatatagccctaaatcacagacAAGGATTCAATGCTAGTTGAATttgttcaaatttaaaaaatgtcagtcatCAACCCTGGCTGGGTCGGTGTAACTGGAGTCCAATGTGTGCAGCAATACTCCAAATTTCCATGGGAGGATTTTCCGACGACGATGGCAGCTTAATTTACTTTGATTGTTCTCGGGTCAGTCGTGCCGCTAGTAGCCTGATCCACAACAGCTAGCCGGCTACCCGACTCCTCCGTCAGGCGCGATTGAGTTACACGACGTCTCCGAACTCATGAAATATGCTCGTGTTTAACcctttacaaaaataataaggctcagttttgattgacgCTGTCGAATTAAAAGGGatttaattgaaaaatgtttttttctcccaattTTTGGCTCAGGTTGTTATCACCAAGGCACCAGGGGAAATATTAGGGTTGGCAGTGGTGGAATCGGGCTGGGGCTCCATTGTGCCCACGGTGATGGTGGCCAATCTtcttcacggaggtcccgctgAGCGCTGCGGCGAACTCAGTATTGGTGATCGTATCATGTCTGTCAATGGTACCAGCATGGTGGGTCTGCCCATCACCACATGCCAAAATATCATTCAGGTAAGAAATCAAACGGCCATCAATGAGAAATGGATTGAAAACGTAAACAAAGTGTGTATTAAAATGCAACTAAtaattgtgtgtttatttcagGACTTGAAAAGCCAGAAGTATGTTAAGATCAGCATCGTTCACTGCCCTCCTGTCACCATGGCGATTATCAGGAGACCAGATCCGAAGTATCAGCTCGGTTTCAGTGTGGAGGATGGAATCGTAAGTCAAGTTTCAGTTATATTATTCGATCTGCTCGGTTGGGATCAAAATGCTCATCTACAAAACCTGAACTagattttggggggggggggggggggaaatctgCTTACTGTTGGAGACACCTAAATGAACGGAATCAGTACGATTGGCAAATATGGACAAATAGCTTTTCTTGAGTGTTGATTTGAATTCATATTTTAACTGTATTCgatttttacacttttttttagttttccaATCTTTGTCTTTAAAATacatcattttttcccccttctcaGATCTGTAGTCTTATGCGAGGTGGTATAGCGGAAAGAGGAGGCATCCGAGTTGGACACCGCATCATTGAAATTAACGGACAGAGCGTTGTTGCCACACCACATGACAAAATCATTCAGATCCTGACTAACGCAATAGGAGAGGTAATAACGATGCACTGACATgaaaaatcatcatcataacaTTCAATTTCAGATATTTTGTTTCGGTGACAAAATGATTTCAGGCCAAAAACTTTGCACATCCTTAGGCTCAACTTCAAACGCTCATAGTTTGATGCATTCTTTGTATTGCAGAGtcatgtgcttttattttttcttctctccacAGATTCACTTGAAGACCATGCCAGCCTCAACATATCGGCTTTTAACTGGACAAGAGCAGCCAGTGTTTCTTTGACAAGTAGAGCTGATCAGTGTTATAAGATCCACAAACATTTGCAATGACAGCCTAGCCACTTTGAACACAACTAAGTACTGTCTGTTTTTATATACCGTCAAAAACACTGAGTTGGATTTATTACGCTTAGTTTAAATGTAAGTAAGTAGCTGAAATCAACTAAAGCATACGTAGGTGCAGTGTTTTACGCTTTATGGATTTACATAATAATGAACATTAATAAGAAGCACATCGAATGGCCCTTTTGGTCTtccagtttgtgttttttgtttgcctgACCTGAAAGTGCTCAGAGAAAGTAAGTACTGTTGTACTCGCATTCTGGTTTCATTCATATAATGTGCTTTCAGACTTCTCGATATGCATATTGAAAGATAACTGCCGCTTGACAGAGacttctatattttttaatcaaattgctcttttgtattttcattacACACACCGTATGTAGGATATTGACATGTGGTGTTCCTTTGTATGCATAAAGAATGTGACGCAACCGGTATTTGTATGACACATAATGGCCACAACATGAGGATCACCTGcacagcataaaaaaaaaaatcataataaacATAATTGTGTTGAATTTGGATCAAAGAGAGATTAATGTCTCATTGGGTTTGGAGCTCGCGTTGATGCAAGGCCAGCTGAGAGCTTTACTGGGGCTACGCAGATTGATGTGGGTCATCAACAAGCTCGGTGTTGGCATTTTGGAGGAAATTGTCCTCTATTGCGGTGTTCTCTTTGAGTTTTTCTCATATTCGGACAGCAGATTTGAAATATGGTGAACTGTTGTCTCCTAAAACCTTTATTTGATAAACAAAGGCACCCACAATTTTACTCCTCGTACATTTTTCATCTTGCAACAATTGACACAATAAGATTTCAGTCGTTTCCTTGAGGGTCTCTTGGTGAGCTTCAGGCTGCCTTCATAGTGATAAATGTGACATTGTAATATTTGATGTGAACAAACGAAACAAAATATGGATCTATGCAAAGTTGGATGTTCTTACAGTGTGAGTTTGTCAATGATATCCTGTTAATCCGGTTGATAAAGTTGCTGTTTACACTATCTTTTGTATCTAATCTGACTTTGTAACCTCGATGGTATGTTTTGTGAATTTGTTGTTTGCTATTTCTGTATTTAAATTTTCAGCATTCTCTTTGTACTTTTTGGAATTAAGTTTGTTGGAAGAAAAATCGTAAAATACCCTCACATATTCCAAACACGTCAACAGTTATTAGTTAGTCACCAATAACGTATTAGTAATACTGATTGCCGTAGTATGTATTAACATTGCGTTGTCTATGTACGGTAATATATTGATTATTGAAGAATAATAGACTAATAGACTCTTTGTCAAATATCCAATCAGCTTCCATAAACATTGGTGTTGACCAATCACATCATTTACCGGCTCCTTTGACTTCCGGGTACGGAAAGGTAGGTGTTCTAGGGGCAAGACTTAAAACATTTCCTCCTCGTCTCATTGTACCTAAAAATAGGAAAGCGGAGAAAAGATGCCAACACCCCGGACAAAATAAAGCGGAATTACACTTTGTCTGAGAACCATAAAGGTAGGTATTAGCATTTTTACGGCTGTTATTCTCTTTATCTATGTAATAGGCTTTAATGACGTCATGTTAAATTGCTCACTCGAGTCTTGTTGATCAACAGAGACAAATGACCATTAACTGACGTAATATTAAAGTACGTATAAAAGAAGACAAACCAGGTAAAACTTCTCGTCTtaaagcttttattttattattttccccTCATCGAAGGTCAGGGGCTTCATAGACCTTCTTCACAGCACGCCGCCCGGATTTGGTAATAAACGGATTGTCAGTCCAAAGCAGACCGAGCTGGACACGTAAGACAATACAAGTTACaatttttaatacattttcgTATGTTATGATGTTTTTGTCGATTTGATTCAATGGACGCGTGCATGGAAGATTCTGATAGGCTGTTTGCCCATGTGAGGAGAAGTGCATCTCTCACCACCATGTGTTGTGTTTTAAACAGTGATGGATTTTTTCCAGCAGCTTCTTCTCCTGCTTTGGAAGAATGTCACCTGTCGCAGAAGAAACAAGGTGCTGTCATAAATGACTTTTCGATGCTTCTGGTTGTGTTCACAAATACTTCTTGAGCGGTGAGCGAAAAGTGACAATTGTGTGGAGCGTCATCAAGTAGAAGCAGAAAaggttgatttaaaaaaagaaaaaaaaaagagtaacaCATGACAAACATGAAGAACGATATGATAGGCGTAGTGGTGTACTTCCATGACTCACCGGTAGGTGGTAGTGTTTTGCCACAAGGCATCCAGACTGCAGAAGATGCAATTAACCGTGCATTCTCTCTCCTATGCAGGTTCAACTGATTATTGAGATCTTCTGGCCACTCTTCCTCTTTGTTATCCTCATTTATGTTCGTAACACCAATCGTCCTCGTCAGCAAGATCAATGTGAGTCACGTCAGCACATTGTTTTTCTAAAtgccaaaatgtaatttataaGCCTTGAGTCATCCGCAATTGTATTTTGCAacaatctgcttttttttttttttttttcttccccaggTCACTTTCCAAACAAAGCCTTACCATCAGCAGGCACCTTGCCCTGGATTCAAGGTTTCATCTGCAACCTCTACAATCCCTGCTTTAGTAGCCCAACGTTAGGGGAGACTCCGGGCCAAGTGGGCAACTTTGATGACTCCATGTAGGTTTACTGaattcaaaaacattcatgcCTGAACATTGAACTACTTcaatacaaataaagaaaaaattgcATAATTCATTGACTCGTTTATGATGAGCTGTTATGCTTTTATGCCCTTGCAGAATTTCTCGTTTCTTTGTGGACGCACAGCGGCTTTTAAACTACACTGCAAATCAGGATGTGTCAAGCCTCGCTGCGCTGAGGACGACCATCCAGAGTGTGGGAAGAAAACCAGAACTCTGGCCAAGTATgtttaacatttctttttgacaAATGACTTAACATAACAGGCCTTTTCAAACCCACTGTTGTTATCACGAGATGTGTTTATGATGATTTTGGACCAAATTGTTTTCTATTTGCAATCAGGTTAGCTAAGTATGTAAAGATattgaatttgaaattgaaTCCGTATGAATACCAGATTAGGCTCATTCTTGATTCATTGCgtgattccccccccccccccccatgtgtTATTCTAACTTATAACTTTTATTTCTAGCGCTACTCATTTCCCTTCATGCTTCATTGCAGCTCTCTCAGTAGCGCAGTTCCTAAGACCCAATGAGAAGTTTTCCACCTACTTGAGCACCAAAGGTGGCCTTCCGCCTGCAACTATGAATAAGCTGCTGAAGAGCCAACTTAATTTTAAGGTGAACACACTTTAACTGGATTTCACGCTTTGTTATGTGAAAAACATATCGCTAATGTCATGctaacacatttgttttaacaCTTCCATCTAGCCTTCTTTGGCTGCACCTCCGCTGAAGTTAAAGAATCTGCTATGCGACACAAACCAGTTAAATCAGTATCTTATTTTGGATCCAAATGATCTGAATGACCTTCAACCGCAACTGTGTGCGCTGCCCGATGACGTCGCTCAGGACGCCTATCGCATCTTTCTCTCTCAGATGGACACAAGCAAAGTCGTGAGAAATTTCATGGTGTGAAAAATTGAATATTAAAACAAGAATTTTAGTCTCATTGTCAAACACACTCGAGCTGTTTCTCCTTTTCCATGTAGGCTATGAGCCCCGCTGACAAGACTGCCCTGAGACAATCCATCAGCTCCGTTGCCGTACAGTTTGCGGACCTCGTCAAAGTTGTAAGAGCCCATGCTAACATTCATCAGATCATCTTGatgttgatctttttttcctgcaccTAACCCATCCTCTTCCTCAGTTCTCATCCCTTTCCAGCTTCTCTGATATGAATGAGGAAGTCAGCCTGTTATCTCCCAAAAATTGGACTCACAATTACGAGTCAATGTCAAGGATCCTGTGCAATCGCTCCGGGCTTATCACTCAAAACGTGCCATCGGTCAACTCGTATGTAGACAGTGACCGGAACATGGTCTTCCAAAAAAAGGATGTCATCAACACGAATAAAACTGGTAAGTTAGACACTCAACTGGccgttgtcattttgttttgctcaaacTTTGTCCGCTCCCGAAAAAGCTTTCTGCCAGAACTTGATTCAACGTATAAGAGCCAGTCCCTTGGCTAATGTATGGCGAGTCATTAAACCTATTGTCAATGGAAAACTGCTGTACACACCAGACACGCCTGCAATTCAACAAGTTATGAAAGAGGTAAAGTCAGAAGTTTTGGAATTATTACAGGCAAATATACCCTTTGAATTGGTTAATCCCTTGTTTCTGTCAATTGAAGGTGAACAAGACTTTTCAAGACCTCCATATCTTCAAGGACCTGAACGACGCTTGGTTGGAAGTGGGGCCAGAAATAATAAAGACCATGGAGACCAGAGTGGAGATTCCGGTATTAAAGGTCCGACTCCCCGTAGATATAAATTTGTTCATGGAAGTTCATCCATCACTGGCGGAGGCAgggttttagttttttttcctctcacgggtttgcatttgtaaatgacaaaaacaattatggAAAATATTCTGTCCCCTGGGGGTCCAAGCATAATGTTGGGGGAAAGAGGGGGTGGCAATGCTGTTgtagctccgccagtgaagGTCTTGTCTTCCTAATTCATATCAAAACTTTGATGCTAGCTTTCGTAAtatttgtgcatttgtgtgtggctTGCGCGGTGGGAGCAGGGCTTGCTTCGGTTGCCCGATATAGCTACGGAAGTCAACCAGCGACTGATAAACACGACATGGACAGCCTCCCGCTTGGCCCATTTCTTGTCCAGTCCTCCACCGGATGCACCGAGGAGGTCCGGAGAAAATGCAACCTGGCAAGACCTTTACAAAGACATCAATGAGACCATCAGCTATCTTGCTCAAGTCACCGAGGTTTACATTTTCCAATGTCGATTTTCCAGCTGGAAGCAAGTGCAGATCTCATTGTCTTCTCTTGCATTCCAACAGTGTTTTTTCGTCAACAAGTTGGAGGGTTTCAAGGATGAAGATCATCTGGTCAGGAGGTCTTTGGAGCTCCTCGAGGACAGAGCGTTTTGGGCAGGTGTGGTGTTTGAGCTTCCCAATTCTTCTTCCGAGCTGCCATCCAACGTCTCCTACAAGATCCGAATGgacattgatgatgtgactcGTACTGATAGAATCAAAAAAAGGTAGTGTC from the Syngnathus acus chromosome 4, fSynAcu1.2, whole genome shotgun sequence genome contains:
- the LOC119122202 gene encoding gastrula zinc finger protein xFG20-1-like, encoding MQSHPENPHGRDHIHAYTPVWFNQGGYAYMPLWFNQGGDAYTQLRFNQGGDWNQRPENRLENNAQYQSWHRHEQQSQEKQGDAFNQHNHTDYQSWHHHYQQSQEKEFSTFHQNRSGWMSPYQQTIQGQTFARMNEVPFVQMPWTFRQQNLPEPSHIQVQPVQFQGPYQTQTTQFSATSRNCEQVLQLHHSERDKNIKVEPLSSRSATIADGPQKHLGSIPHIVVSDSSEDEDSDEPQKPLKSKSQRISCYARVCSICHQFLPRKGQFIKHYATHVTTEITPKGEKIHTCATCGKSYSIRHRAIVHARIHCPDKEFSCSECGKSFTFKQQLKKHMMVHTGEKPFSCSVCGKRSSSKRNLETHMVTHSAERPFSCSLCSLRFKCKISLNAHKRTHTGERPFTCSVCFRSFSLKSNLETHMRTHTGERPFACSECDLKFLQKTHLTTHMNTHTGVKPYSCAVCYKRFFRKSEANKHKCAGEKSSST
- the si:ch73-40i7.5 gene encoding amyloid-beta A4 precursor protein-binding family A member 3; the protein is MEPDHSSLDVSSSAPSENQSLTPNGVDELDSQVGELESLDMIEPPPLDWKSDSSAEAGSTEELEDVGFLSPSGDLEKASSDDLHTNGTTASLDVNQQEVETNNTESKKENEGGVEDDANVEDEEANQIQGDEDHTRIQTLLCQLQRMGDEAHTPPRTPPCLNERPHLGPCDHEESSSLSTSLEDSSETTGLLFSESHQRDVLGLLQCTDVVGTTPHGSCLPHTREMDAVVSVSYSQEDAQSFWGLQREEEPVRSLPDGDFPEPVWVKLREEARGEEGSAEREQNADDRPSYKDVPGPCDPEDLLDGVIFGAKYLGSTQLKSEKNPSTNARMAQAQEAVDRIKAPEDETQPMTEVDLFISTQRIKVLSADTQEAMMDHSLQMISYIADIGDIVVLMARRKRKGQESSPSSSSSSSKPQKCLMLCHVFSSVDAQVIAQAIGQAFGVAYQQFLHTSGIKASDLKPGEYSDYLENQELYNGDLAHFSDSQNIREVVITKAPGEILGLAVVESGWGSIVPTVMVANLLHGGPAERCGELSIGDRIMSVNGTSMVGLPITTCQNIIQDLKSQKYVKISIVHCPPVTMAIIRRPDPKYQLGFSVEDGIICSLMRGGIAERGGIRVGHRIIEINGQSVVATPHDKIIQILTNAIGEIHLKTMPASTYRLLTGQEQPVFL